A single window of Asticcacaulis sp. AND118 DNA harbors:
- a CDS encoding glycosyltransferase family 4 protein, whose amino-acid sequence MTLFFPYTVMQVVPELDTGGVEQTVVDVARAVIEAGGRAIVVSKGGRLEAYLRQIGAVVHRLPVHSKNPYVQLKNHFALRALIRKEQPDIVHVRSRAPALSALPAAKAEGVKTVTTYHGIYNAGSGLKRWYNGRMTTADVVIANSGYTRAHVLGEYDLDPAKVIAVPRGVDLSKFEPSAVDAVRVNKLAKDWSIDRADGRTRFLLAGRLTRWKGQALVIEALKGLGRPDVQLILAGDDQGRSDYTQELRTLAARLRIEDQVKIVGHCSDMPAAYALCDFALAPSLEPEAFGRTAVEPQAMGRPVLAARHGATAETVEDGVTGWLVTPGDASAWADAMRVAVQTSAPARAVMGAAGRARVHERFSLSAMCAATLDIYCSLLT is encoded by the coding sequence ATGACCTTATTCTTCCCCTATACCGTGATGCAGGTCGTGCCGGAACTCGATACCGGCGGCGTCGAACAGACCGTGGTCGATGTGGCGCGTGCGGTGATCGAGGCGGGGGGCAGGGCCATCGTCGTGTCGAAGGGCGGGCGTCTGGAAGCCTATCTCAGGCAGATCGGGGCGGTGGTGCATCGCCTGCCGGTGCATTCCAAGAACCCCTATGTGCAGCTCAAGAACCATTTCGCGCTGCGGGCGCTGATCCGCAAGGAGCAGCCTGACATCGTGCATGTGCGCTCGCGCGCCCCGGCGCTGTCGGCCTTGCCGGCGGCGAAGGCCGAGGGCGTGAAGACGGTCACCACCTATCACGGCATCTATAATGCCGGTTCGGGGCTCAAGCGCTGGTATAACGGACGCATGACCACGGCGGACGTGGTGATCGCCAATTCCGGCTATACGCGCGCGCATGTTTTGGGCGAATACGACCTCGATCCGGCAAAGGTGATCGCCGTACCGCGCGGCGTCGATCTGAGCAAATTCGAGCCGTCGGCGGTCGATGCCGTGCGGGTGAACAAGCTGGCGAAGGATTGGAGCATCGACCGCGCCGATGGCCGGACGCGTTTCCTGCTGGCCGGTCGTCTGACGCGCTGGAAGGGACAGGCGCTGGTCATCGAGGCGCTTAAGGGGCTGGGCCGTCCGGACGTGCAACTGATCCTCGCCGGCGACGATCAGGGGCGCAGCGACTATACGCAGGAACTGCGCACCCTGGCCGCGCGTCTGAGGATCGAAGATCAGGTGAAGATCGTCGGCCACTGCTCGGACATGCCCGCGGCCTATGCGCTGTGCGATTTTGCTCTGGCCCCGTCTTTGGAGCCGGAGGCCTTCGGACGCACGGCGGTCGAGCCGCAGGCCATGGGCCGCCCGGTGCTGGCGGCCAGACATGGCGCGACGGCGGAGACGGTCGAAGACGGCGTGACGGGCTGGCTGGTGACGCCCGGCGATGCGTCGGCCTGGGCCGACGCCATGCGCGTGGCGGTGCAAACCTCTGCTCCGGCGCGCGCCGTCATGGGCGCAGCGGGCCGGGCGCGCGTGCACGAACGCTTCAGCCTTTCGGCCATGTGCGCCGCGACCCTTGATATCTACTGCTCGCTGCTTACATAG
- a CDS encoding carboxylesterase yields the protein MSLQPNQDSTQFLHGTDGARIAYRRVRGEGPTVLWLGGFKSDMTGSKAEALAQAARAEGWDFLRFDYAAHGESPGKWEDARIGHWRQNVLDVVDNLTEGPLIVIGSSMGGWMAALLIRDRPERVQAAVFIAPAPDFATELMLPSLSPEDRRSLEVSGFFHLRGYDYDVPMSQAFFDEARDHRVLDQPLVFDGPVRILHGLEDEVVPWEHGLRLARHIASKDLTVNLIKGSDHRLSGPADLKRLIQTVSALRAAHTT from the coding sequence ATGAGCCTACAGCCAAATCAAGACAGCACGCAGTTTCTCCACGGTACGGACGGCGCCCGTATCGCTTACCGGCGTGTTAGGGGCGAAGGCCCGACCGTCCTGTGGCTGGGCGGGTTCAAGTCCGACATGACCGGCTCCAAGGCCGAAGCGCTGGCGCAGGCCGCGCGGGCCGAAGGCTGGGATTTCCTGCGCTTCGACTATGCGGCGCACGGCGAAAGCCCCGGCAAGTGGGAAGACGCCCGCATCGGCCACTGGCGGCAGAACGTGCTGGACGTGGTCGATAACCTGACCGAAGGCCCGCTGATCGTTATCGGTTCCAGCATGGGCGGGTGGATGGCCGCGCTGCTGATCCGCGACCGGCCTGAGCGCGTGCAGGCCGCCGTCTTCATCGCCCCCGCGCCCGACTTCGCCACCGAACTGATGCTGCCCTCTCTGTCGCCCGAAGACCGGAGATCGCTGGAGGTTTCAGGTTTCTTCCATCTGCGCGGCTATGATTATGACGTGCCCATGTCGCAGGCTTTTTTCGATGAGGCGCGCGACCATCGGGTGCTCGACCAGCCCCTCGTCTTCGACGGACCGGTGCGCATCCTGCACGGGCTGGAGGACGAGGTCGTGCCGTGGGAACACGGCCTCCGACTGGCGCGGCACATAGCGTCGAAGGACCTGACGGTGAACCTGATCAAGGGCAGCGACCACCGCCTGTCGGGCCCCGCCGATCTGAAGCGACTCATTCAGACGGTCTCGGCCCTGAGAGCGGCCCACACCACCTGA
- a CDS encoding SDR family NAD(P)-dependent oxidoreductase, giving the protein MKPVLVFGHGFIGAAFADLCRARGYSLAATARSADKRAALTAQGIRAVDPAGTDLSDLARAADMILVTPAPDDKGCPAFAAVGSALIDAPRKWIGYLSTTGVYGDRGGGWAFEDQAPTPLSTEGRRRVLAESQWQSLTPHHDVAVFRLPGLYGVGRSVIERLRDGTARRIHKPGQVFSRLYDTDCADALMRSAERRRAGAVYNLCDDEPAPADDVMVWAAQTFGFDTPPEILFDAPDLSPGMRRFYAENKRVSNALAKAELGWRPQFPTYREGLQVVWAALRAETV; this is encoded by the coding sequence ATGAAGCCGGTGCTGGTCTTCGGCCACGGCTTTATCGGCGCGGCTTTTGCCGATCTGTGTCGGGCGCGCGGATACAGCCTTGCCGCCACGGCGCGCTCTGCCGATAAACGCGCGGCCCTGACGGCGCAGGGCATCCGGGCCGTCGATCCCGCCGGGACGGACCTGTCGGACCTTGCCCGCGCGGCGGACATGATCCTTGTTACGCCTGCGCCTGACGATAAGGGCTGTCCGGCCTTTGCGGCGGTGGGGTCGGCCCTGATCGACGCCCCGCGCAAATGGATCGGTTATCTTTCGACAACCGGGGTTTATGGTGATCGGGGCGGCGGCTGGGCCTTCGAGGATCAGGCCCCGACGCCCCTGTCGACCGAAGGACGGCGGCGGGTTCTGGCCGAATCGCAGTGGCAATCGCTCACGCCTCACCACGATGTGGCGGTGTTCCGCCTGCCGGGCCTGTACGGCGTGGGCCGCAGCGTCATCGAACGGCTGCGTGACGGGACGGCGCGGCGCATCCACAAGCCGGGACAGGTCTTTTCTCGGCTCTACGACACCGACTGCGCTGACGCCCTGATGCGCAGCGCCGAACGTCGGCGCGCGGGGGCCGTCTACAATCTGTGCGACGACGAACCGGCCCCGGCGGACGACGTGATGGTGTGGGCGGCGCAGACCTTCGGCTTCGACACGCCGCCGGAAATCCTTTTCGACGCGCCGGACCTCAGCCCCGGCATGCGGCGCTTCTATGCCGAGAACAAGCGCGTGTCCAATGCCCTGGCCAAGGCCGAACTGGGCTGGCGGCCGCAATTCCCGACCTATCGCGAAGGGCTTCAGGTGGTGTGGGCCGCTCTCAGGGCCGAGACCGTCTGA
- a CDS encoding DNA-directed DNA polymerase, with product MNSFFASCEQQAKPHLRGKPLIVVPVKSDYTCAIAASQDAKVLGIKTGTPVGIARQICPHLEIVEARPDEYVRIHHRILEEIDHIIPVDKVCSIDEVACRLMGPETNEAAARALGHRIQRRILSHIGECLTSSVGLAPSRMLAKTAADMKKPLGLTVLRMDQLPGPLLDIDIGDFPGIGPAMKGRLHKAGISDPRQLWHLSPTRMRQLWGGIGGDQFWYSLHGIDPPDIETERGSISHSHVLAAELRPVEAARSVARRLTAKCGSRLRRMGYKCGGLHLSIRGTKEGRAQGERLFMATADSFRMLEAADALWDACVRSLNQTRIKKVSVTCLRLIPADTAPDLFGYSPAADEDPRHMRLLEAMDALNQRFGKDRISIGPKPKLHEFVGAKIAFNRVPEVPEFWE from the coding sequence ATGAACAGCTTTTTCGCCAGTTGCGAGCAGCAGGCCAAACCGCACCTGCGCGGCAAGCCGCTGATCGTGGTGCCGGTGAAAAGCGACTATACCTGCGCCATCGCCGCCAGTCAGGACGCCAAGGTCCTGGGGATCAAGACCGGCACGCCCGTCGGGATCGCCAGGCAGATCTGTCCGCATCTGGAAATTGTCGAGGCGCGGCCCGATGAATATGTGCGCATTCACCACCGCATCCTTGAAGAAATCGATCATATCATCCCGGTCGATAAGGTCTGTTCGATCGATGAGGTGGCCTGCCGGCTGATGGGGCCGGAAACCAACGAAGCCGCCGCGCGGGCGCTGGGGCACCGGATACAACGGCGCATCCTGTCCCATATCGGCGAGTGTCTGACCTCATCGGTCGGACTGGCCCCGTCACGGATGCTGGCCAAGACGGCGGCGGACATGAAAAAGCCGCTGGGGCTGACGGTGCTGCGCATGGATCAGTTGCCGGGGCCGCTGCTCGATATCGACATCGGGGATTTTCCGGGGATCGGCCCGGCGATGAAGGGGCGGCTGCACAAGGCGGGGATCAGCGATCCGCGTCAGCTCTGGCACCTCAGCCCGACACGGATGCGGCAGTTGTGGGGCGGGATCGGCGGGGATCAGTTCTGGTACAGCCTGCACGGCATCGACCCGCCGGATATCGAGACCGAGCGCGGCAGCATCAGCCATTCCCACGTGCTGGCCGCCGAATTGCGTCCGGTCGAGGCGGCGCGTTCCGTGGCCCGCCGCCTGACGGCCAAGTGCGGCTCGCGGCTGCGGCGGATGGGCTATAAGTGCGGCGGGCTGCACCTGTCGATCCGCGGGACGAAGGAGGGTCGGGCGCAGGGCGAGCGGCTGTTCATGGCCACGGCCGACAGCTTCCGTATGCTGGAGGCGGCGGACGCACTGTGGGACGCCTGCGTGCGCAGCCTCAACCAGACGCGCATCAAGAAGGTGTCGGTGACCTGCCTGCGGCTCATTCCGGCCGATACGGCGCCGGACCTGTTCGGCTACAGCCCGGCGGCGGACGAGGACCCGCGCCATATGCGGCTGCTGGAGGCGATGGACGCGCTCAACCAGCGCTTCGGCAAGGATCGCATCAGTATCGGGCCGAAGCCGAAGCTGCATGAGTTCGTCGGGGCGAAGATCGCGTTTAACCGGGTGCCGGAGGTGCCTGAATTTTGGGAATGA
- a CDS encoding MFS transporter: MSVTKPQPPRSEQDPETVPASGTKEAKPTLRRAILDNGALSVMFAVVFINLVGFGLLVPLMPFFAQTLNAGPWQVTLVFAAYSLGQFFAEPLWGALSDKWGRKPVLVITTASNVLFYILLAFAPSVWWAIAIRFFNGIGSGNVSCIQSYVSDMSEPHQRAGRMSLIGAAFSLGFVVGPVIGGFLAHEDAGAAGFRLPLFLAAGLSAVATLGILFYVRESRVRTHTVPQNFRATFAEARRNPIISRLILATLFYMAALAGLEATFGLWAKARYEWGPREVSLIFLFIGVTAALMQVVFTRPLVRRYGEARILVLGLFVFGLGFFLQGVNQIPLLVTPLVMLAALGQAVIFASISAIISKSTSPDRQGAMLGLNQSTGAIARIAGPVMAGFLFSQLGADGPLWFCAIMCFTGALLALRVARVERQMTAE; encoded by the coding sequence ATGTCAGTGACGAAGCCCCAGCCTCCCCGATCGGAACAGGACCCCGAAACCGTCCCCGCATCCGGCACAAAAGAGGCCAAGCCGACGCTCAGACGCGCCATTCTCGACAATGGCGCGCTCAGCGTGATGTTTGCCGTGGTGTTCATCAATCTGGTGGGCTTCGGCCTGCTGGTGCCGCTGATGCCCTTCTTCGCCCAGACCCTGAACGCCGGGCCGTGGCAGGTGACACTGGTCTTCGCCGCCTATTCGCTGGGGCAGTTCTTCGCCGAACCCCTGTGGGGCGCGCTGTCGGACAAGTGGGGGCGAAAGCCCGTGCTGGTCATCACCACCGCCTCCAATGTGCTCTTTTACATCCTGCTCGCCTTTGCCCCCAGTGTGTGGTGGGCCATCGCCATCCGCTTCTTCAACGGCATAGGGTCGGGCAATGTGTCGTGCATCCAGTCCTATGTGTCGGACATGTCCGAGCCGCATCAGCGCGCCGGGCGCATGAGCCTGATCGGCGCGGCCTTCTCGCTGGGCTTTGTCGTCGGCCCGGTCATCGGCGGCTTTCTGGCCCACGAAGACGCCGGTGCCGCCGGGTTCCGCCTGCCCCTGTTCCTCGCCGCCGGGCTGTCGGCGGTGGCGACGCTGGGCATCCTCTTCTATGTGCGCGAAAGCCGCGTGCGCACGCATACCGTGCCCCAGAATTTCCGCGCCACCTTCGCCGAAGCGCGCCGAAACCCGATCATCAGCCGCCTGATCCTCGCCACCCTCTTCTATATGGCGGCGCTGGCGGGGCTTGAGGCCACCTTCGGTCTGTGGGCCAAGGCGCGTTACGAGTGGGGCCCGCGCGAAGTCAGCCTGATCTTCCTGTTCATCGGCGTCACCGCGGCCCTGATGCAGGTGGTCTTCACTCGCCCGCTGGTCCGCCGCTATGGCGAGGCGCGCATACTGGTGCTGGGGCTGTTCGTCTTCGGACTGGGTTTTTTCCTGCAGGGGGTGAACCAGATACCGCTGCTGGTCACGCCGCTGGTCATGCTGGCCGCCCTGGGACAGGCAGTGATCTTCGCCTCGATCTCGGCCATCATCTCGAAATCGACCTCGCCCGACCGTCAGGGGGCCATGCTGGGCCTGAACCAGTCGACCGGCGCCATCGCCCGCATCGCCGGGCCGGTCATGGCCGGCTTCCTGTTCAGCCAGTTGGGCGCCGACGGCCCGCTATGGTTCTGCGCCATCATGTGCTTTACGGGCGCGCTTCTGGCGCTGCGCGTCGCGCGGGTCGAACGCCAGATGACAGCGGAATAG
- a CDS encoding DUF488 family protein, whose translation MKSNLFTLGYESASLEDFISTLKKADIDIIIDVRELPLSRRKGFSKNILNQTLAANGIGYVHLKGLGDPKEGRDAAKAGNMKKFLSVFTGHMRTDRAQSDLQEAIKLATSHTACLLCFERNHEHCHRTIVASAIAKVTNQSVRPIGIPKGIAASCNYPIVTPMHEHADTFA comes from the coding sequence ATGAAGTCAAACTTATTCACGCTGGGCTATGAGAGCGCCTCACTTGAAGACTTCATATCTACGTTAAAAAAAGCAGATATCGATATAATTATTGACGTACGAGAGCTTCCTTTATCGCGTCGAAAAGGTTTCTCGAAAAACATTCTCAACCAGACATTAGCTGCCAACGGAATAGGGTATGTTCATCTAAAAGGTCTAGGCGACCCCAAGGAAGGACGAGACGCAGCCAAGGCAGGTAATATGAAAAAATTTTTAAGCGTCTTCACTGGCCATATGCGAACAGATCGCGCTCAAAGCGACTTACAAGAAGCCATCAAATTAGCGACATCTCATACTGCCTGCCTTCTTTGCTTTGAAAGAAATCACGAGCATTGCCACCGAACTATCGTTGCATCTGCAATTGCGAAAGTGACAAATCAATCAGTGCGTCCAATTGGCATTCCAAAAGGAATCGCTGCAAGTTGCAATTATCCAATTGTTACACCCATGCACGAACATGCCGACACATTCGCATAA
- a CDS encoding MgtC/SapB family protein, whose translation MLETTDITLRLLAATVIGMVIGTNRDARGKPAGMRTMGLIALGAAMIGVTATHLTLLQTDPNAISRTVQGVIQGVMAGIGFLGAGVLIQKRLTLEVHGMTTAAAIWATAALGITAGLGVWPAFLIGAVIVLLLLIVAHPMEEWVERRAARRKDPEGEA comes from the coding sequence ATGCTGGAAACGACCGATATTACCCTGAGACTGCTGGCTGCCACCGTGATCGGCATGGTCATCGGCACCAACCGCGACGCGCGCGGCAAACCCGCCGGGATGCGCACCATGGGGCTGATCGCGCTGGGGGCGGCGATGATCGGCGTCACCGCCACGCACCTGACCCTGCTGCAGACCGACCCCAACGCCATAAGCCGCACCGTGCAGGGCGTCATTCAGGGTGTGATGGCGGGCATAGGCTTTCTGGGGGCTGGGGTGCTGATCCAGAAACGCCTGACGCTGGAGGTGCACGGCATGACCACGGCGGCGGCCATCTGGGCGACGGCGGCGCTGGGGATTACGGCAGGGCTGGGCGTGTGGCCGGCCTTTCTGATCGGGGCGGTTATCGTGCTGTTGCTGCTGATCGTGGCCCACCCGATGGAAGAATGGGTGGAACGCCGCGCCGCGCGGCGTAAAGACCCGGAAGGCGAAGCCTAG
- a CDS encoding LacI family DNA-binding transcriptional regulator, with amino-acid sequence MADAPAPTKIKMTDIARLAEVSLATVSRALADSPLVPDVQKQRILAIAEAHGYAVNQAARNLRTQSTRTVGLVLPLGHETGQQMTDPFLLELVGFLSEEVFRRGYDVLVSKNLSPQTGWLRTLVQSRRFDAMLVLGQSDQHEEINALASLYNPMVVWGQRLPDQGYCSVGVDNEDGGRLAAEHLLGKGRKTLLFLGPTQVPEVASRLKGFRAALTHAGLKLTPSQIVETHFTPDSAYETVKGLIASRRRFDAIFAASDVIALAAINALTDAGRSVPGDVSVCGFDDVAMSKNTSPALSTVKQDLRLGAQLMVDLLFRRLAGERTSSAVLAAGLIERASS; translated from the coding sequence ATGGCTGACGCTCCCGCACCCACAAAAATCAAGATGACGGATATTGCCCGTCTCGCCGAGGTCTCTTTGGCGACTGTATCGCGCGCGCTGGCCGACAGCCCTCTTGTGCCGGACGTTCAAAAGCAGCGTATACTGGCCATAGCTGAAGCGCACGGCTATGCGGTCAACCAGGCGGCGCGCAATCTGCGCACACAAAGCACGCGAACGGTCGGCCTTGTACTGCCGCTCGGCCATGAAACCGGGCAGCAAATGACCGACCCGTTCCTTCTTGAACTGGTGGGCTTTCTGTCCGAAGAGGTTTTTCGACGCGGTTACGACGTGCTGGTCTCGAAAAATCTTTCGCCGCAAACCGGTTGGCTTCGTACCCTTGTCCAATCGCGGCGTTTTGACGCCATGCTTGTTCTTGGTCAAAGCGATCAGCACGAAGAGATCAACGCGCTCGCCAGCCTCTATAATCCAATGGTAGTATGGGGACAGCGCCTCCCCGACCAGGGATATTGTTCCGTGGGCGTCGACAATGAGGACGGCGGGCGCTTAGCGGCCGAACACCTGTTGGGCAAGGGCCGCAAGACCCTTTTGTTTCTCGGTCCGACACAGGTTCCTGAAGTGGCCTCACGCCTCAAAGGCTTCCGGGCGGCGCTGACCCATGCGGGCCTGAAGTTGACCCCGTCGCAAATCGTCGAGACCCATTTCACGCCGGACTCCGCTTATGAAACGGTCAAAGGCTTGATTGCGAGCCGACGCCGTTTCGATGCCATTTTTGCCGCATCGGATGTTATCGCTCTGGCGGCTATCAACGCGCTCACAGACGCCGGTCGCAGCGTGCCGGGCGACGTTTCCGTGTGTGGTTTTGACGACGTCGCCATGTCAAAAAATACATCCCCTGCCTTGTCGACCGTGAAACAAGACCTTCGTCTCGGCGCCCAGCTCATGGTGGATCTCCTGTTCCGGCGTCTGGCCGGGGAGAGGACCTCCTCGGCCGTGCTTGCCGCCGGACTGATCGAGCGCGCTTCGAGCTGA
- a CDS encoding MFS transporter, producing the protein MTIATQSLARPANIALITGLTYLMFMMFAMTTDAVGVIIPEVIREYGLSMTQAGAFHYATMAGIAIAGLGLGFLADTMGRKWTIILGLSLFATNSFLFAVGDDFLVFALLLFISGLAIGVFKTGALALIGDISTSTESHTRVMNMVEGFFGVGAIIGPLIVTQLLITGASWKWLYVIAGALCTALIMTAFVVRYPQRQTSAEKGFSLKASLALIRDPHALGFSALAMLYVGVETAIYVWMPTLLRGYDGPAVWLAVYALAIFFVLRAGGRFMGAWMLAHLNWTLVLLLCSGAILLCFVSALVGGQGAAVYSLPLSGLFMSVMYPTINSKGISGFKKAQHGAAGGIILFFTCLSAVIAPLAMGAVSDAFGEARYGFILATGLALVLFAALVFNHLRNPAGRRLRSLNAEY; encoded by the coding sequence ATGACGATCGCCACACAAAGCCTGGCCCGCCCGGCCAACATCGCCCTGATTACCGGGCTCACCTACCTCATGTTCATGATGTTTGCGATGACGACCGATGCGGTGGGTGTCATCATTCCCGAAGTGATCAGGGAATACGGACTCAGTATGACCCAGGCGGGGGCCTTCCACTATGCCACCATGGCCGGCATCGCGATCGCGGGCCTCGGCTTAGGTTTCCTGGCAGACACCATGGGGCGCAAATGGACGATTATTCTGGGCCTCAGTCTCTTCGCAACCAATTCCTTCCTGTTTGCGGTGGGTGATGATTTCCTGGTTTTTGCCCTCTTGCTGTTCATCTCCGGACTGGCGATCGGTGTGTTCAAGACGGGAGCCCTGGCGCTGATCGGCGACATTTCTACGTCGACGGAAAGCCATACGCGGGTCATGAACATGGTCGAGGGCTTTTTCGGCGTTGGGGCCATAATCGGGCCGCTCATCGTAACCCAGCTCCTGATCACCGGCGCCTCATGGAAGTGGCTTTACGTCATCGCGGGGGCCCTGTGCACGGCACTGATCATGACGGCGTTTGTCGTGCGCTATCCTCAGCGCCAGACAAGCGCGGAAAAAGGCTTCAGTCTTAAGGCTTCGCTCGCGCTCATTCGCGACCCGCACGCCTTGGGATTTTCAGCCTTGGCTATGCTTTATGTGGGCGTGGAGACCGCCATTTACGTGTGGATGCCGACCTTACTGCGGGGTTACGACGGGCCCGCCGTCTGGCTGGCCGTTTACGCTCTGGCCATTTTCTTCGTGCTGCGCGCGGGCGGCCGGTTCATGGGGGCGTGGATGCTGGCGCATCTCAACTGGACCCTTGTGCTTCTTCTGTGTTCAGGAGCCATTCTGCTTTGTTTTGTCAGCGCCTTGGTCGGGGGGCAGGGGGCGGCCGTTTATAGCCTGCCTTTGTCTGGTCTATTCATGTCCGTCATGTACCCCACGATCAATTCGAAGGGTATTTCCGGTTTTAAGAAGGCGCAACACGGTGCGGCTGGCGGCATCATTCTATTTTTCACTTGCTTAAGCGCGGTAATTGCACCTCTGGCAATGGGGGCCGTTTCTGACGCGTTCGGGGAGGCGCGCTACGGCTTCATTCTGGCGACGGGGCTGGCGCTTGTCTTGTTTGCGGCTCTGGTTTTCAACCACCTGCGCAATCCGGCCGGTCGGCGGCTTCGGTCGCTCAACGCGGAGTATTGA